A single region of the Ziziphus jujuba cultivar Dongzao chromosome 10, ASM3175591v1 genome encodes:
- the LOC107411641 gene encoding galactinol synthase 2, with product MAPDIITTGAVTSSLTKTMSVPSRAYVTFLAGNGDYVKGVVGLAKGLRKVKSKYPLVVAMLPDVPEDHRKILVDQGCIVREIEPVYPPENQTQFAMAYYVINYSKLRIWEFVEYSKMIYLDGDIQVFDNIDHLFDYPDSYFYAVMDCFCEKTWSHTPQYKIGYCQQCPDKVQWPAELGPRPPLYFNAGMFVYEPSLPTYHDLLKTLKVTPPTPFAEQDFLNMFFRDKYKPIPPVYNLVLALLWRHPENIELDKVKVVHYCAAGSKPWRFTGKEDNMQREDIQFLVKKWWDIYNDESLDYKNTVAGGGLEGQNGTNTEKWNLQQLLAALKELGNIRKYVTAPSAA from the exons ATGGCTCCTGATATCATCACCACCGGTGCAGTGACCTCCAGTCTCACGAAGACCATGAGCGTACCGAGCCGGGCATATGTGACTTTCTTGGCCGGAAATGGAGACTACGTGAAGGGTGTGGTTGGGTTAGCCAAGGGGCTGAGAAAGGTGAAGAGCAAGTACCCACTTGTGGTGGCGATGTTGCCTGATGTACCGGAGGACCACCGGAAAATTCTGGTCGACCAAGGTTGTATAGTCAGGGAGATCGAGCCGGTCTACCCTCCGGAAAACCAGACCCAGTTCGCCATGGCTTACTACGTCATCAACTACTCCAAGCTTCGTATATGGGAG TTTGTGGAGTACAGCAAGATGATCTACTTGGACGGAGACATCCAAGTTTTCGACAACATAGACCATCTTTTCGACTACCCAGATTCATATTTCTACGCAGTAATGGATTGCTTCTGTGAGAAAACATGGAGTCACACCCCACAGTACAAGATCGGGTACTGCCAACAGTGTCCAGACAAAGTCCAATGGCCAGCGGAGTTGGGTCCAAGGCCACCGCTCTACTTCAACGCCGGGATGTTCGTGTACGAACCAAGCCTACCCACATACCACGACCTCCTCAAAACCCTTAAAGTCACACCCCCAACACCTTTTGCAGAGCAGGACTTCTTGAACATGTTCTTCAGGGACAAGTACAAGCCCATCCCACCTGTTTACAACCTTGTCTTGGCCTTGTTATGGCGTCACCCTGAGAATATTGAGCTCGACAAGGTCAAGGTGGTCCATTACTGTGCTGCTGGGTCTAAGCCATGGAGGTTTACTGGGAAAGAGGACAACATGCAGAGGGAGGACATACAGTTTCTTGTGAAGAAATGGTGGGATATTTACAACGACGAGTCGTTGGACTACAAGAACACTGTGGCTGGTGGTGGTTTGGAAGGTCAGAATGGGACTAACACGGAGAAGTGGAATCTGCAGCAGTTGTTGGCTGCGTTAAAGGAGCTCGGCAATATTCGTAAATATGTCACCGCCCCATCCGCCGCGTAG